TCCTCGACAGCTTGCATGATCAAGCCGTTTAAGTCCTGCGCGCTGGTCGGAATCGATGCGATTCCCATTCTCACGTTGATCTGAGAGTTATCCCAGCCGAACTCCTCCTGGTGGTTTGTGATCAGCGACTTGATTCTGTTTGCCACCATCGTGCCCGCGCTGAGCTCCGTATGCGGCAACATCAGGGCATATAGCGTGCTTCCGAAGTGCCCGAAGAGGTCGATTTTTCTTTTAGCATTGGTGACGCGCTGCCCGATCTGTTTTATATGTGATACCGAAAGTGGTGACAGTCCGCGCGGTGTCCGCATCGTCAGATCAAAAACAGCCAGGGTAACAGGAAAGCTGCATGCTTTGTAGCGATAGTATTCCTGCTCTAGAAAGTACATTATCCACCACTGACTCATGATGCCGGTTTCCGGCTGTTGAAGCATTTCGTGGTACTGCCGTAAAGCATTGAAGTCGCGCGCAATGGGTGCGTTGAATGGTTCCCAATCAATGACTTCAACAGTTGCTACTGTTCCCAGTTCACCGAAGGGAAACGGGTCGTTCGCGTCGGAGGAACTTATATTGTTGAATGAAAAGTCGGGAAAGGCGGGCACTTTGTTGTCGTTGCTGCCGGATAAGTTGCGCACATGCAGCTGAATGAGAGCAACATCGTCTCCGAGGTAGCTCCAGGCGATAGTACCGTCCGGCATCGACAGAGACCAGTCTGGAGGTATGCCCTGGTCCGGCGGGCAAGCAACTGAGAGGATGAAATCGGATTTGCTGCCGCCCACATTCCAGCTCAGTTCAAATTTTTTGCCCAGCTCAGATTTTGCTGACTCCAGCGCCTGATAGAGATCATTCAACGATGGTGAACAATCTAGTTGGGCGATGCGAACCGTGTCGGTATCATTCGGGCCAAAATTTGTCTGAGGCGGCGTTTCGTCGCCTCGTTGTTCTTTGTTCGATTTTTTGGACATCTGTTATTTAGAAGGGGCAGGGGAGCAAATGCTTTTGCAGATATACCCGCTGGCGAACAAATCGCCATCCTCAATCTCATCTCCCATAAATTGTTGTGTGCACGACCTTTTTCTGCTCGATAGAGGGGAATGGTTCAAGCAGTTGTCTTGTAGAGGTGATTTTGTGTGTATCTCAGCCTGGCCGACTGACTTTAGCAGCACTATCACCGGCACCTGGGAAGTCAGCATCGATGAGCGAATTCATCATGTGCTCTGGTATCAAAACAGGGTTTCCGGACCGCTGGCTCGCGGTGGAGGCGAGGTAGCGCCCGGCGGGTTTGTCGCAGGCATGACCCACATTGCCGCACAGGTCTTCAATATTTTGGTTCGAAAGGCGCTGGCCGGGCATCCGCTTACTGATGACGTGCGTAACGTCATGACTGTGAATGGTATTACCGAAAGTCAGCTGCAATCTGCCGTCAATGAAAGGCTGACTGCATTGGGTCGCACAGAAGAGGTCCAGCCGCTGCCTTCAGAGACTCCCAGGCCGGCTCAAGGAAATTGCCTGATTATCCCATTGCTTGGTAGATGGTCGTCGATTCGGTTGCTTAACACCATGTCGGCGCCTTCAATGCTTCTCGATGTGCAGGAAGCGTTGCGCTTTCCGCCCATGCGTGACCTGGATGCTCCCCTGGCTGCTGCTGCGGGGTGGGGCGGCTCGGGCGGCATGGTGTTTTTGAAATTCGACATCTACGATATCGTCATTGCCGAAAATGCGCTCGACATTCCGTCTGTGCTGGGGCAAATCGACCCGGCTAAGCGACCGCGCGTCAACGACGATGTTTTTCGCTTCATGAGTGATTGGTATGGATGCCCGGTTGCTCTGTGCTGTTTCAGTGATTTTGAGCGCGGTGAGTCGAAACCGCTTGGATTTGCCTTTGAGCCGCTATATCCACAAACTCTGGTTGTCTACACTTTCGAAGGTCACGATGGAAAGTCGCCCGATCCATCTCGTATTGTGCGTCTTGATCATACGATTTTTGTGGGTAGTTACTTGACCCCAGCGCAGTACTGCGGTCACATACAATACACCGATGATATCGCGGCTGATTTGAAACCCTATTTGCTCGATCACGCAATGGGTTTGAGAGTTGAGCAGCCCATGGAAAACGGAGATTTTGTTTTTCAGACTAAAGCTGTACGGTCGGGACACTTCGAGGGTGTTCGAGGGCTGCCACCTAATGCTCCAGCGGGTGTTACGCGTCAGTGGCACAGCATTACCAGGCCGTTGGCATACGTCTGAGCAGAAAAATTTTTCTGGTGCAGCATTTTGCCATAAGTTCGCCAGATTTGGCGGCTATATTTAGAGCATGGAACTGCAAAACAAGTTCCGACAGAGTCCAGCCAAGATATCAGCTTAGAGTGGGGGCATGCTCATGCAATCACGTAGTCTGGGCGCGTACTTGCAGTCAATTCCAGGGGCTACTTGAATTTGACCGCACCTAAATCCAGGGTAAATTGCGGTTTCTGATACGCGACGAGTTTAAGCCAAAGCAAACAGCGAGTGTGTTGAGCACTCGCTGTTTTGCGTTTATATCGAAGTATTTGCTTGCAAGGATGGCGGGGTTGCCCGAGAGGCACTCGCGCATGTCGTGGCTTCTACTTGATCAATCCATCAGGAACACCGTCAGGATACTTCTCTTTGATTTCTTCTTCTATTTTGGAAATTCGATTGGTTGGATTCGGGTGC
This Candidatus Melainabacteria bacterium DNA region includes the following protein-coding sequences:
- a CDS encoding diguanylate cyclase — protein: MSKKSNKEQRGDETPPQTNFGPNDTDTVRIAQLDCSPSLNDLYQALESAKSELGKKFELSWNVGGSKSDFILSVACPPDQGIPPDWSLSMPDGTIAWSYLGDDVALIQLHVRNLSGSNDNKVPAFPDFSFNNISSSDANDPFPFGELGTVATVEVIDWEPFNAPIARDFNALRQYHEMLQQPETGIMSQWWIMYFLEQEYYRYKACSFPVTLAVFDLTMRTPRGLSPLSVSHIKQIGQRVTNAKRKIDLFGHFGSTLYALMLPHTELSAGTMVANRIKSLITNHQEEFGWDNSQINVRMGIASIPTSAQDLNGLIMQAVEDLKATAAVS